The following nucleotide sequence is from Deinococcus proteolyticus MRP.
TTCGGTGTTGTGGTGCTCGGCCACCCAATACCGTGAGTATTGATAACAATCCGCCGCCTCTGCCAACTTAAGGCTATTTTCTAGGGCTTCCCCCGGTGTCATTCCCTCACTGACGGGGAACAGGTCTAACACAGAGAGCTTCAAATCAGTCATACCCTGTTCTACGCTGCCGCTGTAAAAAACAAAGTGGACTGATTACCTCTTGCTGCTGCCGGAGCGCTCATGCGGAGATGTGACCTCTGCAAAATTCTTCAAAGTGCCCTCGGAAACCCCTTTCATCGGCCATCGGTTCAGGGCCAGCAGCGCCGTATTCGGGGCCTCCATTCCTGTGGCACGGGTACTGGCCGCGCCCTGGCAGACACCCTGGCAGACAGCTTCCGCAGCAGGGACGAAGAACTAAGGAGGCAGGTGCTGTGATCGCTACCGAACCGCTGGCATCCGCACCCGAAATCCTGCTGCAGACGGGCGGCCACGACTCCGCCGCGAGTGGCGAGGGCGAGTACCAGCTCATCTCAGCGTTCAGGAGGGCTGGCGAGCAGGATAGGTGGGTCTTTGTGAGCATCGAGCCTAGGGGGGATATTCCCTCCCTTGCCTCTGCGTCGCCGAGCGGCACGAAACCGCTATACCGGCAGTTTCTCCGAACAGCGGCCCGGTGTCCGGCGGGCGCGGCCGTAGTCCAAGTCGGCAGAGATGGCCACGGCGTTGTCCGGCAGCAAATGTGCGATGCTGGTAATGCTGCAGCGACTAGAGTCCAAGTATGGAAGCTGTGCCCCGCGTTTATCATCCCCACGATGAAAAGCGCCGCCAGTGGTTCCGGGGGCTGGCCGCTAGCGCGGTGATACTCAATCTGCAGGTCGGTGTCCTGTCCTGGCTGGATGGTGACCACTTCCAGGGAGGACTGGGGGGGTTCACCGCTGCGGTCATGGCCCTCACCTGGTGGCTGAACCGTCGTCCCGACGTCAAGGTCAATTTCGTCCATTGGCTGGGCATCGGCGCGCTGGTTTTCCGGCTGCTGGGCGATATGGCACAGACCACCTGGCTGGGCGGTCCCCCCGGCATTCTGCTGACCCTGGAACTGATTATCCTGAGCGCCCTGATGCCCAGCATGCTGCCGCTGCGCATCGCTACTGGTTTCCCGGCCGTGCTGTTCGGGCTGTATCTCGCCATTGACGTGGTTTCGGGACAGTTCGACCTTTTCAAAGTGTTGCTGGTAGGCATCACGCTGCTGGTTCTGCGCTTCAGCGTCATTTACAGCCACTACGTGCTGGAAGAACAGTGGCAGAACCTGCGCCTTCAGGGCCAGCTCGCCACCGACACCCTGACGGGAGCCGCCAGCCGGCGGAGCACCGAGGAGCAGTTGCAGGCTCTGGTGGCGCAGCCCGACGCCTACGGCCTGGTTCTGATGGTCGACATCGACCATTTCAAGGAGGTCAACGATCAGCTCGGCCACGAGGCCGGTGACCGGGTCCTGCGCCACGTCGCCCAGAGCCTGATTCAAGCGGTGCGCAGAACTGATCTGGTGGGGCGCTGGGGCGGCGAGGAATTTGTGGTGCTGCTGCCCTACACGCAGCCGCAGAACCAGTCGCAGCACTTGGAGCAGCTGCTCAGGGCAGTGCAGCAGCCAAGCTCAGACGGCCTGCCCGGAGTGACCATCAGCATCGGGGCAGCCTCGCTGACCGAAGCGCACACTCCAGCGCAAATTCTGCGTCTGGCAGACCAGCGGCTTTATCAGGCCAAGATGCTGGGGCGCAACTGTTATGTGCCCGCGCCATCCCTCTGAATCCGGCCAGCTGAGAGGGTCATGGCAGGACCCGCACTGCGCCTGCTCAGGCCCCTCTCAAACCTGCATTTCCACCGTTGCAGGGCCTCCCTCAGGCCGGGGCCGCAGCAGCACACGGGTAATCTTCAGTCCCTGCACCTCCTCGGCGCTCAGGTCATAGCCGGGCAAGCTGACCGAAGTCCCCACACTGGGTAGCGTCCCGTGTTCGGCCAGCAGCACGCCGGCAATGGTGGTCGCCTCTTCACTCTCAATATCAATACTGTGATCTTCGCGCAGTTCGGACAGGGTCACTTCACCGTCCAGCAGCAAGGAGCCGTCACTCTGGACCCGGATCCAGTCGCTGAGCAGCGGGTCTTCATCTTCGATGACATCCGCAATCAGGTCGTCCATGGTCACCAGGCCCATGGTGCCGCCGTATTCGTCAACCACCAGCGCAGCGTGCATACGTTCACGCTTGAACAGGGCCAGCAGGTCTTCTGCCGACGCCGTGGCTGAGACACTGGCCAGACGGCGGACCAGCTGCGGCAATGGCGGCACATGTCCGCGCACCCGCGCCCGGATAAAATCTTTGGCCAGCAGCACACCCACCACCTGGTCCAAGCTGCCGTCGTACACCGGATAGCGGCTGCGCGGCGAGCGCACGATCAGGTCACTGATGTCCTGGAAACTGGTGGTCACGTCAATCGCCTCGATACGGGTGCGCGGGGTCATCAGTTCTTCAGCAGTGCGTTCCTCCAGCGCGAAGATGTTCTGGATCAGGTCGCGCTGCCCTTCTGCCAGCTGCCCGCCTTCGGTGCTTTCCTCGGTCAGGATAGAGAGCTCCTTGGAGGTGTACAGCGAAGCGTCGTCGCCCGGGTCCTTGATGCCCAGCAGGTGCATCAGACCCACGGCAATCCAGTTCAGCAGGCTGACCAGGGGCCGGAAGATCAGCGAAAAGGTCCGCATCAGCGGGTAGATGCGCAGGCTGACCTGTTCGGGCGTCTGCAGGGCCAGCGCTTTGGGAATCATCTCCCCGAACACCACATGCATAAAGGTAATCAGGCTCAGGCTGATGACCGTGCCCATGGTGTGCGCCGCCGCGTAGCTCAGCCCACCTTCTTCCAGCGGGTGATACAGCCAGCTGGCCACCTGCTGCTCGCCGTACATCCCCAGCCCGATGGAGGCCAGCGTAATGCCCAGCTGCGCCACCGCCACGTAGCGGTCCTTGCCCATGGGGCGGTCGAACACTTCCAACATTTGCCGGGCAGACCCGTTGCCGGACTCGGCCAGCGCTGCCATCCGGCTGCGCCGCGACCCCACCAGCGAGAATTCCGCCGTCACGAACAGGCCGTTCAACACCACCAGCGCCAGAATGACCAGCAGCGGCACCAGATACGTTAGGGCGCCGCTCACGGCTGCACCTCCAGCAGCTCAGTGTCTGGCCCGGGGCTGGGCAAATCGAAGCTGACACGGCGAACAGCGCGGCGGTCCATCGCCTCGACCCGCATCACCAGGCCGCCCACTGCAACCTGGTCGTCCACAGCCGGCAGACGGCCCAGCTCACTCCACATCAGTCCGCTCACCGTATCCACGTCCTCAGCGGGCAGCTCCAAGCCGTAGCGGTGGTTGAGCACTTCCAGCAGCACGTCGCCCCGGGCGGTGATGCGGGTACCGTTTTGTGTCATCAGCTCGTCTTCCTGGTCAAATTCGTCCTGCATTTCCCCGAAAATCTCTTCCAGTACGTCTTCAAGGGTGACGAATCCGGCCACACCGCCGTACTCGTCCACCACCACGGCGTTGGGCCGGCCCATTTCGCTCAGCTTGCGCCACAGATCCCCCACCGGCATGGCGTCGGCCACCACCAGCGGTGGGGTCATCACCTGAGAAACCGGGACATCCGGCGCCGCTTCGGACATCTGATAGAGCCGCCGCAGGGAGACCATGCCGCGCAGGTCGTCCACCGATTCACCGACCACCGGAAAGCGGGTGTAGGGCGTCCCGGCCAGCTCACGTAGGGCGGCACGCACGCCTATGTCTGCCCGCACCGACACCATCCGGATGCGCGGCGTCATGATTTCGCGCACCACCCGCTCTTCGATGCTGAAGACCCCAGCCACCATGTCTCGCTCGGCCGCGTCAATCAGACCGCCGGCCGCGCTGGCCTTGAACAGGCCTTCCAGCTCGTCCGGCGAGTGGACGTGGGAATGACTGTGGTTCACATTCAGGCCCAGCAGCCGCATGACCCCGAAAGCCGCACCGTTGAACAGCAGAATCAGGGGTCGGAACAGCAGCAAAGACAGCTGCATGGGGCGCAGCACAGCCAAAGAAAGTCGCTCGGGGTAGCGCAGGGCCACCGTCTTGGGGAGCAGCTCTCCCAGTACCACCTGCAGAACCGTAATCAGCAGCAGCACGGCGACAGCCGATGCAGCTGCCCCCCCGAAAGCACCCAGGTAAGGGGTCAGCAGAGGCGACAGCTGCGACTGACCAAAAGCACCGGCCAACAGACTGCTGAGCGTAATCCCAATCTGGCAGCCCGCCACATAGGTATCCAGTTTCTGCGCGTCACGCAAAATGCTGCTCAGGTCGGCCGCAGCAGAGTCACCACTTTCGGCCATTTCCTGCACGCGTGAGCGCCGGGAAGCGACGGTAGCGAACTCGGCCGCCACATACAGCGCGTTGACAGCCACCATGACCAGCAGAATCAGCAGGGGAATCGCTGCCGCCCACACACCGGCCGCAGTCATACTTCACCCCAGCGGCTCTGCCAGGCACCTGTCAGACCGCTCGGGACGCAGGGGAGCGCCAGCAAGATTGTGGAAAAAGCGGAACGGGAACTCGAAGGCTCTCCGTTGTCACTGCCAGGCAGAATCATCAGGTGGCATTATAGAGAATTGGTCTTCTCCCCTATTACCAGGTGTTTACTAAACCCTGGGACAGCGTACCTACAAACAGGCCCACCCGCTTGTCGCAGATGGGCCGGACGTGGGAGAAGGGCAAAGGGGTCAGTTCAGTCGCGCCTGCCGGTCGCGTTTGTTGGCCTGCAAACTGCTCCAGATGGCCAGACCGATGAAGCCGGCCCCGATAAGCCCCGTGACCAGCTCAGGAATGTGTACATCGCGGTTCATACTCAGCAGCATGATGGTAGCCAGAGCGCCAATGCCGTAGTGGGCGCCGTGTTCTAGGAAACGGTAGGCCTCTAGGGTGCCCTTTTTGACCATCATGATGGTCAGTGACCGCACAAAAATGGCTCCGATGGTCAGACCAGCGGCAATCAGCACCACATCTTTCGTGAGGGCAAAAGCACCGATGACACCGTCCAGCGAGAATGAGGCGTCCAGAATCTCCAGATACAGGAAGGCCGAAGCGCCAGCAGCGCCACTCTTCTCGGTCAGACCATCGACCTCGAACAAGTTACTGACCGTGTCCATCATCAGATACACCAACAGCCCCACCAGTCCGGCGCTCAGGGCTGAGAACTGCTCCGCCGGGGCGACCGTGTAGTGCACCAGTGCCAGCAGCAGTACCCCAACGATGATGCCCTGAATAGAATCCAGCTTGCCAGCGCGGGCCAGCAACCGCTCGGCGCGGCGCAGCCAGTGCACGTCCTTGGCGGCATCCATGAAGTACTTCAAGAAGACCATCATCAGGAAGGCGCCGCCGAACGCACTGATGGTGACATGGGCGCGTTCCAGATGCTCGGCGTACAGCTCCGGATTGGCGAAAGCCTCGCGGACCACTTCACCGAAGCCCAGACCTGCCGACAGGGCCACAATCAGAATAGGAAAGATAAAGCGCATCCCAAAGACCGCAATCAGGATGCCCCAGGTGAGGAAGCGCTGCTGCCACTTCTGCGACATGGTCCGCAGCACCGTGGCATTAACTACAGCGTTGTCGAAAGAAAGTGAAATTTCCAGTACGCCTAACAGTACGGCGATGGCCAGTGCCTGCCACATGGCGTCCAGACCACCGCCACGGGTATAACCGTCCCAGGCAGCCACCGCCAGACAGACCAGCGTGACCAGCGACGCGAACCCGAAAAACTCCTTGAATACCTTCATTCCACCTCCTGCAGGTGCTCTCCCTGCGGC
It contains:
- a CDS encoding hemolysin family protein: MSGALTYLVPLLVILALVVLNGLFVTAEFSLVGSRRSRMAALAESGNGSARQMLEVFDRPMGKDRYVAVAQLGITLASIGLGMYGEQQVASWLYHPLEEGGLSYAAAHTMGTVISLSLITFMHVVFGEMIPKALALQTPEQVSLRIYPLMRTFSLIFRPLVSLLNWIAVGLMHLLGIKDPGDDASLYTSKELSILTEESTEGGQLAEGQRDLIQNIFALEERTAEELMTPRTRIEAIDVTTSFQDISDLIVRSPRSRYPVYDGSLDQVVGVLLAKDFIRARVRGHVPPLPQLVRRLASVSATASAEDLLALFKRERMHAALVVDEYGGTMGLVTMDDLIADVIEDEDPLLSDWIRVQSDGSLLLDGEVTLSELREDHSIDIESEEATTIAGVLLAEHGTLPSVGTSVSLPGYDLSAEEVQGLKITRVLLRPRPEGGPATVEMQV
- a CDS encoding DUF475 domain-containing protein, giving the protein MKVFKEFFGFASLVTLVCLAVAAWDGYTRGGGLDAMWQALAIAVLLGVLEISLSFDNAVVNATVLRTMSQKWQQRFLTWGILIAVFGMRFIFPILIVALSAGLGFGEVVREAFANPELYAEHLERAHVTISAFGGAFLMMVFLKYFMDAAKDVHWLRRAERLLARAGKLDSIQGIIVGVLLLALVHYTVAPAEQFSALSAGLVGLLVYLMMDTVSNLFEVDGLTEKSGAAGASAFLYLEILDASFSLDGVIGAFALTKDVVLIAAGLTIGAIFVRSLTIMMVKKGTLEAYRFLEHGAHYGIGALATIMLLSMNRDVHIPELVTGLIGAGFIGLAIWSSLQANKRDRQARLN
- a CDS encoding GGDEF domain-containing protein; its protein translation is MEAVPRVYHPHDEKRRQWFRGLAASAVILNLQVGVLSWLDGDHFQGGLGGFTAAVMALTWWLNRRPDVKVNFVHWLGIGALVFRLLGDMAQTTWLGGPPGILLTLELIILSALMPSMLPLRIATGFPAVLFGLYLAIDVVSGQFDLFKVLLVGITLLVLRFSVIYSHYVLEEQWQNLRLQGQLATDTLTGAASRRSTEEQLQALVAQPDAYGLVLMVDIDHFKEVNDQLGHEAGDRVLRHVAQSLIQAVRRTDLVGRWGGEEFVVLLPYTQPQNQSQHLEQLLRAVQQPSSDGLPGVTISIGAASLTEAHTPAQILRLADQRLYQAKMLGRNCYVPAPSL
- a CDS encoding hemolysin family protein encodes the protein MTAAGVWAAAIPLLILLVMVAVNALYVAAEFATVASRRSRVQEMAESGDSAAADLSSILRDAQKLDTYVAGCQIGITLSSLLAGAFGQSQLSPLLTPYLGAFGGAAASAVAVLLLITVLQVVLGELLPKTVALRYPERLSLAVLRPMQLSLLLFRPLILLFNGAAFGVMRLLGLNVNHSHSHVHSPDELEGLFKASAAGGLIDAAERDMVAGVFSIEERVVREIMTPRIRMVSVRADIGVRAALRELAGTPYTRFPVVGESVDDLRGMVSLRRLYQMSEAAPDVPVSQVMTPPLVVADAMPVGDLWRKLSEMGRPNAVVVDEYGGVAGFVTLEDVLEEIFGEMQDEFDQEDELMTQNGTRITARGDVLLEVLNHRYGLELPAEDVDTVSGLMWSELGRLPAVDDQVAVGGLVMRVEAMDRRAVRRVSFDLPSPGPDTELLEVQP